The following proteins are co-located in the Bacillus pumilus genome:
- a CDS encoding winged helix-turn-helix transcriptional regulator → MKREIFPKVPPHVEYSLTPKGREYIPIIDMMADLGKKLREKPK, encoded by the coding sequence ATTAAGCGAGAGATTTTTCCTAAAGTCCCTCCACATGTTGAATATTCATTAACACCTAAAGGGCGTGAATATATCCCAATAATAGATATGATGGCGGACTTAGGCAAAAAACTAAGGGAGAAACCTAAGTGA